From Coffea arabica cultivar ET-39 chromosome 2e, Coffea Arabica ET-39 HiFi, whole genome shotgun sequence, the proteins below share one genomic window:
- the LOC113730870 gene encoding uncharacterized protein encodes MKKCELCNSTAKMYCDSDQASLCWDCDARVHTANFLVAKHLRTLLCHACQSPTPWTASGPKLGPTVSVCQACANRTSSSIDGDHDPENNRDDNDEDDDEDDADSEDEDDQDDNDDGDSSDDSGDEDDGDNQVVPLSSTPLPPPLISSSSSSEDSSRRSSRRRDGGVSSSRIGYFSNYSNENGRFSCDSIERSRQKGNYRISSPTSWV; translated from the exons atgAAGAAATGTGAACTCTGCAATTCTACAGCAAAAATGTACTGTGATTCAGATCAAGCAAGCCTTTGTTGGGATTGTGATGCCAGAGTTCATACTGCCAACTTCCTTGTTGCTAAGCACTTGAGGACTCTTCTCTGCCATGCCTGCCAATCTCCAACACCTTGGACTGCCTCTGGTCCCAAACTTGGACCTACAGTTTCAGTTTGCCAGGCCTGTGCCAATAGAACTTCAAGTAGTATTGACGGTGATCATGATCCTGAAAATAATAGAGACGACAACGACGAGgacgatgatgaagatgatgctgatagtgaagatgaagatgatcaaGATGACAATGATGATGGTGATAGCAGCGATGACAGTGGCGATGAAGATGACGGAGATAATCAAGTTGTGCCTTTGTCTTCCACGCCTTTACCTCCACCTCTGATCTCGAGCTCTTCTAGTAGCGAAGATTCATCGAGAAGATCTTCTCGTAGAAGAGATGGGGGCGTCTCAAGTTCAAGAATTGGGTATTTTTCCAATTATTCAAATGAAAATGGCAGATTCTCCTGTGAT AGCATTGAAAGatcaaggcaaaagggcaattACAGGATCAGTTCTCCAACCTCCTGGGTTTGA
- the LOC113730873 gene encoding universal stress protein PHOS32 isoform X3, translating into MASPQKPPAESDRPPAAILHQPASPRFPSGTPTSGANRKIAIAVDLSDESAYAVKWAVQNYLRPGDAVILLHVRPTSVLYGADWGSVDLSVTDEESQQKMEDDFDNLTTTKANDLAQPLVEANIPFKIHIVKDHDMKERLCLEVERLGLSAVIMGSRGFGAARRSTKGRLGSVSDYCVHHCVCPVVVVRYPDEKDGASDVGEGLKKSGELKNLEGLHPVPEEEPIYHDSSDKATDSEKAS; encoded by the exons ATGGCATCACCGCAAAAGCCGCCGGCGGAGTCGGACCGACCACCGGCCGCGATTCTCCACCAGCCAGCTTCACCCCGCTTCCCATCTGGGACACCGACATCCGGGGCCAATCGGAAGATAGCTATCGCCGTCGATCTCAGTGACGAGAGCGCCTACGCGGTGAAATGGGCTGTTCAGAATTACCTACGTCCCGGCGACGCCGTAATCCTCCTCCACGTCCGTCCCACCTCCGTTCTCTATGGCGCTGACTGGGGTTCCGTCGACTTATCGGTCACCGACGAGGAATCCCAGCAAAAAATGGAAGATGACTTCGACAATCTCACCACAACTAAAGCTAATGACTTGGCGCAGCCGCTGGTGGAAGCCAATATTCCGTTCAAGATCCATATTGTTAAAGACCATGATATGAAAGAAAGACTTTGTTTGGAAGTGGAGAGATTGGGATTGAGTGCGGTAATCATGGGAAGCCGGGGGTTTGGGGCGGCGAGGCGAAGTACTAAAGGAAGACTTGGGAGTGTTAGTGATTATTGTGTCCATCATTGTGTTTGTCCTGTGGTTGTTGTTAGGTACCCTGATGAAAAAGATGGAGCTTCTGATGTAGGAGAAGGTTTGAAAAAATCAGGGGAGTTGAAGAATCTTGAAGGGCTTCACCCTGTTCCTGAGGAGGAGCCTATCTATCATGATTCCTCGGATAAAGCTACAG ATTCGGAGAAGGCTTCTTAA
- the LOC113730873 gene encoding universal stress protein PHOS32 isoform X2, producing the protein MASPQKPPAESDRPPAAILHQPASPRFPSGTPTSGANRKIAIAVDLSDESAYAVKWAVQNYLRPGDAVILLHVRPTSVLYGADWGSVDLSVTDEESQQKMEDDFDNLTTTKANDLAQPLVEANIPFKIHIVKDHDMKERLCLEVERLGLSAVIMGSRGFGAARRSTKGRLGSVSDYCVHHCVCPVVVVRYPDEKDGASDVGEGLKKSGELKNLEGLHPVPEEEPIYHDSSDKATGEWCQNGSRLVLIS; encoded by the exons ATGGCATCACCGCAAAAGCCGCCGGCGGAGTCGGACCGACCACCGGCCGCGATTCTCCACCAGCCAGCTTCACCCCGCTTCCCATCTGGGACACCGACATCCGGGGCCAATCGGAAGATAGCTATCGCCGTCGATCTCAGTGACGAGAGCGCCTACGCGGTGAAATGGGCTGTTCAGAATTACCTACGTCCCGGCGACGCCGTAATCCTCCTCCACGTCCGTCCCACCTCCGTTCTCTATGGCGCTGACTGGGGTTCCGTCGACTTATCGGTCACCGACGAGGAATCCCAGCAAAAAATGGAAGATGACTTCGACAATCTCACCACAACTAAAGCTAATGACTTGGCGCAGCCGCTGGTGGAAGCCAATATTCCGTTCAAGATCCATATTGTTAAAGACCATGATATGAAAGAAAGACTTTGTTTGGAAGTGGAGAGATTGGGATTGAGTGCGGTAATCATGGGAAGCCGGGGGTTTGGGGCGGCGAGGCGAAGTACTAAAGGAAGACTTGGGAGTGTTAGTGATTATTGTGTCCATCATTGTGTTTGTCCTGTGGTTGTTGTTAGGTACCCTGATGAAAAAGATGGAGCTTCTGATGTAGGAGAAGGTTTGAAAAAATCAGGGGAGTTGAAGAATCTTGAAGGGCTTCACCCTGTTCCTGAGGAGGAGCCTATCTATCATGATTCCTCGGATAAAGCTACAG GGGAATGGTGCCAAAATGGATCAAGGCTGGTTTTGATTAGCTAA
- the LOC113730873 gene encoding universal stress protein PHOS32 isoform X1 — translation MASPQKPPAESDRPPAAILHQPASPRFPSGTPTSGANRKIAIAVDLSDESAYAVKWAVQNYLRPGDAVILLHVRPTSVLYGADWGSVDLSVTDEESQQKMEDDFDNLTTTKANDLAQPLVEANIPFKIHIVKDHDMKERLCLEVERLGLSAVIMGSRGFGAARRSTKGRLGSVSDYCVHHCVCPVVVVRYPDEKDGASDVGEGLKKSGELKNLEGLHPVPEEEPIYHDSSDKATVFDRGMVPKWIKAGFD, via the exons ATGGCATCACCGCAAAAGCCGCCGGCGGAGTCGGACCGACCACCGGCCGCGATTCTCCACCAGCCAGCTTCACCCCGCTTCCCATCTGGGACACCGACATCCGGGGCCAATCGGAAGATAGCTATCGCCGTCGATCTCAGTGACGAGAGCGCCTACGCGGTGAAATGGGCTGTTCAGAATTACCTACGTCCCGGCGACGCCGTAATCCTCCTCCACGTCCGTCCCACCTCCGTTCTCTATGGCGCTGACTGGGGTTCCGTCGACTTATCGGTCACCGACGAGGAATCCCAGCAAAAAATGGAAGATGACTTCGACAATCTCACCACAACTAAAGCTAATGACTTGGCGCAGCCGCTGGTGGAAGCCAATATTCCGTTCAAGATCCATATTGTTAAAGACCATGATATGAAAGAAAGACTTTGTTTGGAAGTGGAGAGATTGGGATTGAGTGCGGTAATCATGGGAAGCCGGGGGTTTGGGGCGGCGAGGCGAAGTACTAAAGGAAGACTTGGGAGTGTTAGTGATTATTGTGTCCATCATTGTGTTTGTCCTGTGGTTGTTGTTAGGTACCCTGATGAAAAAGATGGAGCTTCTGATGTAGGAGAAGGTTTGAAAAAATCAGGGGAGTTGAAGAATCTTGAAGGGCTTCACCCTGTTCCTGAGGAGGAGCCTATCTATCATGATTCCTCGGATAAAGCTACAG tttTCGATAGGGGAATGGTGCCAAAATGGATCAAGGCTGGTTTTGATTAG
- the LOC113730871 gene encoding uncharacterized protein yields the protein MLSMELENKVSFKRCIREGDLVIVYERHDNMKAVKVCENGVLQNRFGVFKHSDWIGKPFGSKVFSNKGGFIYLLAPTAELWTLVLSHRTQILYVADISFVIMYLEIIPGCLVLESGTGSGSLTTSLARAVAPTGHVYTFDFHDQRASSAREDFEKTGLSSLVTVGVRDIQGEGFPDEFIGQADSVFLDLPQPWLAIPSAGKMLKEDGVLCSFSPCIEQVQRSCETLKSCFTDIRTFEILLRSYEVREERLESWENHAGGSLGSRKRRQRSTDGSNGVEASVSATIVARPSSEGRGHTGYLTFARLRCVI from the exons ATGTTGTCGATGGAACTGGAGAACAAAGTATCGTTCAAAAGATGCATTCGTGAAGGAGATTTGGTTATTGTATATGAGAGGCATGACAACATGAAGGCTGTGAAAGTTTGTGAAAATGGAGTTCTCCAAAATCGTTTTGGCGTTTTCAAACATTCAGATTGGATAGGGAAACCATTTGGGTCTAAAGTGTTCAGTAATAAAGGTGGATTCATTTATTTGTTAGCACCTACCGCAGAGCTGTGGACTTTAGTTCTAAGCCACAGAACTCAGATTCTTTATGTCGCTGATATTAGCTTTGTTATTATGTATCTGGAGATTATTCCTGGTTGTTTGGTTCTTGAATCCGGTACTGGAAGTGGATCTTTAACTACCTCACTTGCAAGAGCTGTAGCACCCACTGGGCATGTCTACACATTTGATTTTCATGACCAAAGGGCTTCCTCAGCCAG ggaggattttgaaaaaacaGGATTGAGCAGTTTAGTAACAGTGGGAGTCAGAGATATTCAGGGTGAAGGATTTCCCGATGAATTTATTGGGCAGGCAGATTCAGTTTTTCTTGACCTACCTCAGCCATGGCTTGCCATTCCTTCTGCTGGGAAGATGTTGAAAGAAGATGGGGTCTTGTGTTCCTTCTCACCATGCATTGAACAAGTACAACGATCATGTGAAACACTAAAATCATGTTTTACTG ATATAAGAACTTTCGAGATACTTCTCCGGTCTTATGAAGTTCGAGAAGAAAGGTTAGAAAGCTGGGAGAATCATGCAGGTGGTTCTCTTGGGTCTCGTAAAAGAAGGCAGCGTTCCACTGATGGAAGCAATGGAGTTGAAGCTTCCGTTTCTGCCACGATCGTGGCCAGGCCTTCCAGTGAAGGGAGAGGACATACTGGCTATTTGACGTTCGCTAGACTCCGGTGTGTCATCTAA
- the LOC113725890 gene encoding uncharacterized protein isoform X1 yields MAEMEKKVVVADQRREKEEEEKESLMEKVAVLDFDMLCATVAMQSQKGKWDKLNAGENGDEEEDIVVYGNGGGVLRMWEGELLYDCFDDRRIALQSACCPCYRFGKNMRRAGFGSCFLQGSVYMILVLLALLSMLTFLGTKRRCFLYLAAAFSISVGIYLGIYRTQIRKKFNIRDSESSFDDCVYHLICPCCSLCQESRTLEMNNVQDGIWHGRGDTICIGSYSEGGGKALFERNPPPVMSRQSPEPQCISKATDESSHVWAAEVGQTSPLV; encoded by the exons ATGGCAGAGATGGAGAAGAAAGTGGTGGTGGCTGATCAGAGGAGGGAGAAGGAAGAGGAGGAAAAGGAGAGTTTGATGGAAAAGGTGGCAGTTTTGGATTTTGATATGCTGTGTGCGACGGTGGCTATGCAGAGCCAAAAGGGGAAGTGGGATAAATTGAATGCGGGTGAGAAtggtgatgaagaagaagatataGTGGTTTATGGTAATGGAGGAGGAGTTTTGAGGATGTGGGAAGGTGAGCTCCTTTACGATTGCTTTGATGACCGCCGCATCGCCCTTCAATCTGCCTG TTGTCCATGCTATAGATTTGGGAAGAACATGAGACGAGCTGGTTTTGGTTCTTGTTTTCTTCAG GGATCTGTTTATATGATTCTTGTTCTGCTTGCGCTTCTCAGTATGCTCACATTTCTGGGTACAAAGAGACGCTGCTTTCTTTATTTGGCTGCTGCTTTTTCTATTTCAGTGGGAATATATTTGGGAATTTACCGTACTCAGATTAGGAAAAAATTCAATATTAGG GATAGCGAGAGTTCTTTCGATGATTGTGTATACCATCTCATTTGCCCATGTTGCTCCTTGTGCCAG GAATCTCGAACACTAGAGATGAATAATGTTCAAGATGGCATCTGGCATGGTAGAGGTGATACAATATGCATAGGAAGCTACTCCGAAGGTGGTGGTAAGGCACTTTTTGAGCGAAATCCACCTCCTGTTATGTCAAGACAGTCTCCAGAGCCCCAGTGTATTTCAAAAGCTACAGATGAGAGCAGTCATGTATGGGCTGCTGAAGTTGGTCAAACTTCTCCCCTGGTTTGA
- the LOC113725890 gene encoding uncharacterized protein isoform X2 — protein MAEMEKKVVVADQRREKEEEEKESLMEKVAVLDFDMLCATVAMQSQKGKWDKLNAGENGDEEEDIVVYGNGGGVLRMWEGELLYDCFDDRRIALQSACCPCYRFGKNMRRAGFGSCFLQDSESSFDDCVYHLICPCCSLCQESRTLEMNNVQDGIWHGRGDTICIGSYSEGGGKALFERNPPPVMSRQSPEPQCISKATDESSHVWAAEVGQTSPLV, from the exons ATGGCAGAGATGGAGAAGAAAGTGGTGGTGGCTGATCAGAGGAGGGAGAAGGAAGAGGAGGAAAAGGAGAGTTTGATGGAAAAGGTGGCAGTTTTGGATTTTGATATGCTGTGTGCGACGGTGGCTATGCAGAGCCAAAAGGGGAAGTGGGATAAATTGAATGCGGGTGAGAAtggtgatgaagaagaagatataGTGGTTTATGGTAATGGAGGAGGAGTTTTGAGGATGTGGGAAGGTGAGCTCCTTTACGATTGCTTTGATGACCGCCGCATCGCCCTTCAATCTGCCTG TTGTCCATGCTATAGATTTGGGAAGAACATGAGACGAGCTGGTTTTGGTTCTTGTTTTCTTCAG GATAGCGAGAGTTCTTTCGATGATTGTGTATACCATCTCATTTGCCCATGTTGCTCCTTGTGCCAG GAATCTCGAACACTAGAGATGAATAATGTTCAAGATGGCATCTGGCATGGTAGAGGTGATACAATATGCATAGGAAGCTACTCCGAAGGTGGTGGTAAGGCACTTTTTGAGCGAAATCCACCTCCTGTTATGTCAAGACAGTCTCCAGAGCCCCAGTGTATTTCAAAAGCTACAGATGAGAGCAGTCATGTATGGGCTGCTGAAGTTGGTCAAACTTCTCCCCTGGTTTGA
- the LOC113729730 gene encoding myb-related protein 308-like, whose amino-acid sequence MVRSGKQEKLAVKKGPWSSDEDRKLIAYIKKYGIWNWNQMPEFAGLSRSGKSCRLRWVNYLRPDVKLGNFTEEEDQTIINMHANLGSRWSAIAKQLPGRTDNQIKNHWHTRLKKRLLVKTSVANPGAKSQGTDDGKSIQENSPAGNAKEPATDTSEVSKLEGLLHVENSINIPPILSPSCGHWDFRGSTQENTSSTEIIEDSDQIFWTQPFLMGNLSMDSQPSAYIQSQFDPLIWSQEPLSPSSSFLDSGYCDSILFNYSEKDDDVSFLERPEFQF is encoded by the exons ATGGTAAGGTCTGGAAAACAAGAGAAGCTAGCAGTTAAGAAGGGTCCCTGGAGTTCTGATGAAGATAGGAAGTTGATAGCTTACATAAAAAAATATGGGATTTGGAACTGGAATCAGATGCCTGAATTTgcag GTCTATCAAGGTCTGGCAAGAGTTGCAGACTTCGCTGGGTGAACTACTTAAGGCCTGATGTAAAGCTAGGAAACTTCACAGAGGAAGAAGACCAAACCATAATCAACATGCATGCAAATCTGGGTAGCAG ATGGTCCGCAATTGCAAAACAACTTCCTGGAAGAACtgacaatcaaataaaaaatcacTGGCACACGCGACTGAAGAAACGTCTTCTAGTCAAAACTAGTGTTGCTAATCCTGGTGCTAAATCACAAGGCACTGATGATGGAAAATCCATCCAGGAGAATTCTCCTGCAGGAAATGCCAAAGAACCGGCGACAGATACTTCTGAAGTCTCTAAACTTGAAGGCCTACTCCACGTTGAAAATTCAATAAATATTCCTCCAATTCTGTCTCCCTCTTGTGGCCACTGGGATTTTCGTGGGAGCACGCAGGAAAATACTTCCTCCACGGAAATTATTGAAGATTCTGATCAGATATTTTGGACGCAGCCATTCTTGATGGGAAATTTGAGCATGGACAGCCAGCCATCAGCATATATACAGTCTCAGTTTGATCCTCTAATATGGTCTCAAGAACCTCTAAGTCCATCTTCTAGCTTCCTTGATTCTGGCTACTGTGATAGTATTCTGTTTAATTATTCAGAAAAAGATGATGATGTTTCCTTCTTGGAACGGCCAGAATTTCAATTTTAA